TTGAACTCTTCCGGTGTCCAGGCCCTTGTGGGGTCGCCGGCGTCTTTGCCTTTACCGGCATAGAGTGTAGTTGTCTGCAGGCCGAGCGTATCGATCAGCTTGGAGAAGTTGAAAAATGTGGGGACGATGACTCCGATGCTGCCGATCAAGCTGGAGTTGGAGGCATACACCTTATCGCAAGCGCTGGCTATGTACATTCCCCCTGAAGCTAAAAGACCGTCTACATAGGCGTAGACGGGAACATTGTACTGCTTTTTATAAGCTAAAATGGCCCGGTATATCGAATCGGCGTCGCTGACCGTGCCTCCGGGAGTGTTCAGGTTGATGAGCAGCGCTTTTACCCTATTTTTCTTCAGCAGGCCTTCTCTTGACTCGACCAGGAGCTGTCTTACGGTATCGCTGTTAAGCAATTTTGTGCCGATGACACCCTCGATTTTAATTTCCAGGATGGCAGGCGACGACTGGGATAGGTTTTTCCTCACTCCATCGGCATTGGGAGCCACTTCCAACGAGTATTTCTTTTCGACTTCCTGGCTCTCGCTGGAGGAGGCTAGGCCGAAAAGAATACCGAGAAAGAGGAAGGCTGCAAAAAGCCCTAAAGTTCCAAAGAAGGTTAAGAAAAGTGCCCTAAATGAAGAGCGAATGATACCGTGCTGCATGATGATGTCTCAAATTAAGTGCCTTATGCTTCATCCGATTTATGAAGTCATT
The DNA window shown above is from Estrella lausannensis and carries:
- a CDS encoding S49 family peptidase — its product is MQHGIIRSSFRALFLTFFGTLGLFAAFLFLGILFGLASSSESQEVEKKYSLEVAPNADGVRKNLSQSSPAILEIKIEGVIGTKLLNSDTVRQLLVESREGLLKKNRVKALLINLNTPGGTVSDADSIYRAILAYKKQYNVPVYAYVDGLLASGGMYIASACDKVYASNSSLIGSIGVIVPTFFNFSKLIDTLGLQTTTLYAGKGKDAGDPTRAWTPEEFNNLNDIVKFYYDQFVDIVTTARPKVNKEALVKEYGAAVFPAAKAEAIGLVDNGNASRDEALKDLLKTLSIEDDFYQVVQMKDEGWVSKIFNSQNPLFEGRIEHQLKIAETMDPSLEGKFLYLWRPGQ